A DNA window from Pongo abelii isolate AG06213 chromosome 2, NHGRI_mPonAbe1-v2.0_pri, whole genome shotgun sequence contains the following coding sequences:
- the USP19 gene encoding ubiquitin carboxyl-terminal hydrolase 19 isoform X38 yields MSGGASATGPRRGPPGLEDATSKKKQKDRANQESKDGDPRKETGSRSVAQAGLELLASGDPSASASHAAGITGSRHRTRLFFPSSSGSASTPQEEQTKEELLLDWRQSAEEVIVKLRVGVVPLQLEDVDAAFTDTDCVVRFAGGQQWGGVFYAEIKSSCAKVQTRKGSLLHLTLPKKVPMLTWPSLLVEADEQLCIPPLNPQTCLLGSEENLAPLAGEKAVPPGNDAVSPAMVRSRNPGKDDCAKEEMAVAADAATLVDGKEPESMVNLAFVKNDSYEKGPDSVVVHVYVKEICRDTSRVLFREQDFTLIFQTRDGNFLRLHPGCGPQATFRWQVKLRNLIEPEQCTFCFTASRIDICLRKRQSQRWGGLEAPAARGAVGGAKVAVPTGPTPLDSTPPGGAPHPLTGQEEARAVEKDKSKARSEDTGLDSVATRTPMEHVTPKPETHLASPKPTCMVPPMPHSPVSGDSVEEEEEEEKKVCLPGFTGLVNLGNTCFMNSVIQSLSNTRELRDFFHDRSFEAEINYNNPLGTGGRLAIGFAVLLRALWKGTHHAFQPSKLKAIVASKASQFTGYAQHDAQEFMAFLLDGLHEDLNRIQNKPYTETVDSDGRPDEVVAEEAWQRHKMRNDSFIVDLFQGQYKSKLVCPVCAKVSITFDPFLYLPVPLPQKQKVLPVFYFAREPHSKPIKFLVSISKENSTASEVLDSLSQNVHVKPENLRLAEVIKNRFHRVFLPSHSLDTVSPSDMLLCFELLSSELAKERVVVLEVQQRPQVPSVPISKCAACQRKQQSEDEKLKRCTRCYRVGYCNQLCQKTHWPDHKGLCRPENIGYPFLVSVPASRLTYARLAQLLEGYARYSVSVFQPPFQPGRMALESQSPGCTTLLSTGSLEAGDSERDPIQPPELQLVTPMAEGDTGLPRVWAAPDRGPVPSTSGISSEMLASGPIEVGSLPAGERVSRPEAAVPGYQHPSEAMNAHTPQFFIYKIDSSNREQRLEDKGDTPLELGDDCSLALVWRNNERLQEFVLVASKELECAEDPGSAGEAARAGHFTLDQCLNLFTRPEVLAPEEAWYCPQCKQHREASKQLLLWRLPNVLIVQLKRFSFRSFIWRDKINDLVEFPVRNLDLSKFCIGQKEEQLPSYDLYAVINHYGGMIGGHYTACARLPNDRSSQRSDVGWRLFDDSTVTTVDESQVVTRYAYVLFYRRRNSPVERPPRAGHSEHHPDLGPAAEAAASQGLGPGQAPEVAPTRTAPERFAPPVDRPAPTYSNMEEVD; encoded by the exons ATGTCTGGCGGGGCCAGTGCCACAGGCCCAAGGAGAGGGCCCCCAGGACTGGAGGACGCCACTAGTAAGAAGAAGCAGAAGGATCGAGCAAACCAGGAGAGCAAGGATGGAGATCCTAGGAAAG agacagggtctcgatctgttgcccaggctggtcttgaacttctggcctcaggtgatccttctgcctcagcctcccatgcagctgggatcacaggctcacGCCACCGTACCCGGCTGTTCTTTCCTTCATCATCAGGGTCAGCATCCACTCCTCAAGAGGAGCAGACCAAAGAGG AGTTGTTGCTCGATTGGAGGCAGAGTGCAGAAGAGGTGATTGTCAAGCTTCGTGTGGGAGTAGTTCCCCTGCAGCTGGAGGATGTAGATGCTGCTTTCACAGATACGGACTGTGTGGTGCGGTTTGCAG GTGGTCAGCAGTGGGGTGGTGTCTTCTATGCTGAGATAAAAAGCTCTTGTGCTAAAGTGCAAACCCGCAAGGGCAGTCTCCTGCACCTGACACTGCCCAAAAAGGTGCCTATGCTCACGTGGCCCTCCCTCCTG GTTGAGGCTGATGAACAGCTTTGCATACCACCGCTGAACCCCCAaacctgcctcctgggctcagaggaGAATTTAGCCCCTTTGGCAGGAGAGAAAGCAGTGCCTCCCGGGAATGACGCAGTCTCTCCAGCCATGGTCCGGAGCAGAAACCCTGGGAAAGATGACTGTGCCAAGGAGGAGATGGCAGTGGCAGCAGATGCTGCAACCTTGGTGGATGGTAAAG AGCCTGAGTCGATGGTGAACCTGGCATTTGTCAAGAATGACTCGTATGAGAAGGGCCCGGATTCAGTGGTGGTGCACGTGTACGTGAAGGAGATCTGCAGGGACACCTCGAGAGTACTTTTCCGTGAGCAGGACTTCACGCTCATCTTCCAGACcag GGATGGAAACTTCCTGAGGCTGCACCCAGGCTGTGGGCCCCAAGCCACCTTCCGTTGGCAGGTGAAGCTCAG GAATCTGATTGAGCCAGAGCAGTGCACCTTCTGTTTCACGGCTTCTCGCATCGACATCTGCCTTCGTAAGAGGCAGAGTCAGCGCTGGGGGGGCCTGGAGGCCCCGGCTGCACGAG GTGCAGTGGGTGGTGCAAAGGTTGCCGTGCCGACAGGTCCAACTCCTCTGGATTCAACCCCACCAGGAGgtgctccccaccccctgacaggccaaGAGGAGGCCCGGGCTGTGGAGAAGGATAAATCCAAGGCACGATCTGAGGACACGGGGCTAGACAGTGTGGCAACCCGCACACCCATGGAGCATGTAACCCCAAAGCCAGAGACACACCTGGCCTCG CCCAAGCCTACATGCATGGTGCCTCCCATGCCCCACAGCCCAGTTAGTGGAGACAgcgtggaggaggaggaagaggaagagaagaaggtgtGTCTGCCAGGCTTCACTGGCCTTGTCAATTTAGGCAACACCTGCTTCATGAACAGCGTCATTCAGTCTCTGTCCAACACTCGGGAACTCCGGGACTTCTTCCATG ACCGCTCCTTTGAGGCTGAGATCAACTACAACAACCCACTAGGGACTGGTGGGCGTCTGGCCATTGGCTTTGCCGTGCTGCTTCGGGCGCTGTGGAAGGGCACCCACCATGCCTTCCAGCCTTCCAAATTGAAG GCCATTGTGGCGAGTAAGGCCAGCCAGTTCACAGGCTATGCACAGCATGATGCCCAGGAGTTCATGGCTTTCCTGCTGGATGGGCTGCACGAGGACCTGAATCGCATTCAGAACAAGCCCTACACAGAGACCGTGGATTCAGATGGGCGGCCCGATGAG GTGGTAGCTGAGGAAGCATGGCAGCGGCACAAGATGAGGAATGACTCTTTCATCGTGGACCTATTTCAGGGGCAGTACAAGTCAAAGCTGGTGTGCCCTGTGTGTGCCAAG GTCTCCATCACTTTTGACCCGTTTCTTTATCTGCCAGTGCCCTTGCCACAAAAGCAAAAGGTTCTCCCTGTCTTTTATTTTGCCCGAGAGCCCCACAGCAAGCCCATCAAG TTCCTGGTGAGCATCAGCAAGGAGAACTCCACTGCGAGCGAAGTATTGGACTCCCTCTCTCAGAACGTTCATGTGAAGCCTGAGAACCTGCGTTTGGCGGAG GTAATTAAGAATCGTTTCCATCGTGTGTTCCTACCCTCCCACTCACTGGACACTGTGTCCCCATCTGATATGCTCCTCTGCTTTGAGCTGCTATCCTCAGAGTTGGCTAAGGAGCGGGTAGTGGTGCTAGAGGTGCAACAG CGCCCCCAGGTGCCCAGCGTCCCCATCTCCAAGTGTGCAGCCTGCCAGCGGAAGCAACAGTCGGAGGATGAGAAGCTGAAGCGCTGTACCCGGTGCTACCGTGTGGGCTACTGCAACCA GCTCTGCCAGAAAACCCACTGGCCTGACCACAAGGGCCTCTGCCGACCTGAGAACATTGGCTACCCCTTCCTGGTCAGTGTACCTGCCTCACGCCTCACTTATGCCCGCCTCGCTCAGTTGCTAGAGGGCTATGCCCG GTACTCTGTGAGTGTATTCCAGCCACCCTTTCAGCCAGGCCGCATGGCCTTGGAGTCTCAGAGCCCTGGCTGCACCACACTGCTCTCCACTGGCTCCCTGGAGGCTGGGGACAGCGAGAGGGACCCCATTCAGCCACCTGAGCTCCAGCTGGTGACCCCTATGGCTGAGGGGGACACAGGGCTTCCCCGGGTGTGGGCAGCCCCTGACCGGGGTCCTGTGCCCAGCACCAGTGGAATTTCTTCTGAGATGCTGGCCAGTGGGCCCATTGAGGTTGGCTCCTTGCCTGCTGGCGAGAGGGTGTCCCGACCCGAAG CTGCTGTGCCTGGGTACCAGCATCCAAGTGAAGCTATGAATGCCCACACACCCcagttcttcatctataaaattgacTCATCCAACCGAGAGCAGCGGCTAGAGGACAAAG GAGACACCCCACTGGAGCTGGGTGACGACTGTAGCCTGGCTCTCGTCTGGCGGAACAATGAGCGCTTGCAAGAGTTTGTGTTGGTAGCCTCCAAGGAGCTGGAATGTGCTGAGGATCCAGGCTCTGCTGGTGAGGCTGCCCGGGCCGGCCACTTCACCCTGGACCAGTGCCTCAACCTCTTCACACGGCCTGAGGTGCTGGCACCCGAGGAGGCCTG GTACTGCCCACAGTGCAAACAGCACCGTGAGGCCTCCAAGCAGCTGTTGCTATGGCGCCTGCCAAATGTTCTCATCGTGCAGCTCAAGCGCTTCTCCTTTCGTAGTTTTATTTGGCGTGACAAGATCAATGACTTGGTGGAGTTCCCTGTTAG GAACCTGGACCTGAGCAAGTTCTGCATTGGTCAGAAAGAGGAGCAGCTGCCCAGCTACGATCTATATGCTGTCATCAACCACTATGGAGGCATGATTGGTGGCCACTACACTGCCTGTGCACGCCTGCCCAATGATCGTAGCAGTCAGCGCAGTGACGTGG GCTGGCGCTTGTTTGATGACAGCACAGTGACAACGGTAGACGAGAGCCAGGTTGTGACGCGTTATGCCTATGTACTCTTCTACCGCCGGCGGAACTCTCCTGTGGAGAGGCCCCCCAGGGCAGGTCACTCTGAGCACCACCCAGACCTAGGCCCTGCAGCTGAGGCTGCTGCCAGCCAG GGACTAGGCCCTGGCCAGGCCCCCGAGGTGGCCCCCACGCGGACAGCCCCTGAACGCTTCGCCCCCCCTGTGGATCGGCCAGCCCCCACCTACAGCAACATGGAGGAGGTGGATTAG
- the USP19 gene encoding ubiquitin carboxyl-terminal hydrolase 19 isoform X13: MSGGASATGPRRGPPGLEDATSKKKQKDRANQESKDGDPRKETGSRSVAQAGLELLASGDPSASASHAAGITGSRHRTRLFFPSSSGSASTPQEEQTKEELLLDWRQSAEEVIVKLRVGVVPLQLEDVDAAFTDTDCVVRFAGGQQWGGVFYAEIKSSCAKVQTRKGSLLHLTLPKKVPMLTWPSLLKPLGTQELVLGLQCQENGQELSPIALEPGPEPHRAKQEARNQKRAQGRGEVGSGAGPGAQAGPSAKRAVHLCRGPEGEGSRDDPGPRGDAPPFVADPATQVEADEQLCIPPLNPQTCLLGSEENLAPLAGEKAVPPGNDAVSPAMVRSRNPGKDDCAKEEMAVAADAATLVDEPESMVNLAFVKNDSYEKGPDSVVVHVYVKEICRDTSRVLFREQDFTLIFQTRDGNFLRLHPGCGPQATFRWQVKLRNLIEPEQCTFCFTASRIDICLRKRQSQRWGGLEAPAARVGGAKVAVPTGPTPLDSTPPGGAPHPLTGQEEARAVEKDKSKARSEDTGLDSVATRTPMEHVTPKPETHLASPKPTCMVPPMPHSPVSGDSVEEEEEEEKKVCLPGFTGLVNLGNTCFMNSVIQSLSNTRELRDFFHDRSFEAEINYNNPLGTGGRLAIGFAVLLRALWKGTHHAFQPSKLKAIVASKASQFTGYAQHDAQEFMAFLLDGLHEDLNRIQNKPYTETVDSDGRPDEVVAEEAWQRHKMRNDSFIVDLFQGQYKSKLVCPVCAKVSITFDPFLYLPVPLPQKQKVLPVFYFAREPHSKPIKFLVSISKENSTASEVLDSLSQNVHVKPENLRLAEVIKNRFHRVFLPSHSLDTVSPSDMLLCFELLSSELAKERVVVLEVQQRPQVPSVPISKCAACQRKQQSEDEKLKRCTRCYRVGYCNQLCQKTHWPDHKGLCRPENIGYPFLVSVPASRLTYARLAQLLEGYARYSVSVFQPPFQPGRMALESQSPGCTTLLSTGSLEAGDSERDPIQPPELQLVTPMAEGDTGLPRVWAAPDRGPVPSTSGISSEMLASGPIEVGSLPAGERVSRPEAAVPGYQHPSEAMNAHTPQFFIYKIDSSNREQRLEDKGDTPLELGDDCSLALVWRNNERLQEFVLVASKELECAEDPGSAGEAARAGHFTLDQCLNLFTRPEVLAPEEAWYCPQCKQHREASKQLLLWRLPNVLIVQLKRFSFRSFIWRDKINDLVEFPVRNLDLSKFCIGQKEEQLPSYDLYAVINHYGGMIGGHYTACARLPNDRSSQRSDVGWRLFDDSTVTTVDESQVVTRYAYVLFYRRRNSPVERPPRAGHSEHHPDLGPAAEAAASQASRIWQELEAEEEPVPEGPGPLGPWGPQDWVGPLPRGPTTPDEGCLRYFVLGTVAALVALVLNVFYPLVSQSRWR, encoded by the exons ATGTCTGGCGGGGCCAGTGCCACAGGCCCAAGGAGAGGGCCCCCAGGACTGGAGGACGCCACTAGTAAGAAGAAGCAGAAGGATCGAGCAAACCAGGAGAGCAAGGATGGAGATCCTAGGAAAG agacagggtctcgatctgttgcccaggctggtcttgaacttctggcctcaggtgatccttctgcctcagcctcccatgcagctgggatcacaggctcacGCCACCGTACCCGGCTGTTCTTTCCTTCATCATCAGGGTCAGCATCCACTCCTCAAGAGGAGCAGACCAAAGAGG AGTTGTTGCTCGATTGGAGGCAGAGTGCAGAAGAGGTGATTGTCAAGCTTCGTGTGGGAGTAGTTCCCCTGCAGCTGGAGGATGTAGATGCTGCTTTCACAGATACGGACTGTGTGGTGCGGTTTGCAG GTGGTCAGCAGTGGGGTGGTGTCTTCTATGCTGAGATAAAAAGCTCTTGTGCTAAAGTGCAAACCCGCAAGGGCAGTCTCCTGCACCTGACACTGCCCAAAAAGGTGCCTATGCTCACGTGGCCCTCCCTCCTG AAACCTCTAGGGACCCAGGAGCTGGTGCTGGGGCTGCAGTGCCAGGAGAATGGGCAGGAACTGTCTCCCATTGCCCTGGAGCCAGGCCCTGAGCCCCACCGGGCTAAGCAGGAGGCCCGGAACCAGAAGCGGGCCCAGGGCCGTGGTGAGGTAGGCTCAGGGGCTGGCCCCGGGGCCCAGGCAGGGCCCAGCGCCAAGAGGGCTGTGCATCTCTGCAGAGGGCCAGAGGGGGAAGGGTCCAGGGATGACCCTGGACCCCGGGGTGATGCCCCACCCTTCGTGGCTGACCCAGCCACCCAG GTTGAGGCTGATGAACAGCTTTGCATACCACCGCTGAACCCCCAaacctgcctcctgggctcagaggaGAATTTAGCCCCTTTGGCAGGAGAGAAAGCAGTGCCTCCCGGGAATGACGCAGTCTCTCCAGCCATGGTCCGGAGCAGAAACCCTGGGAAAGATGACTGTGCCAAGGAGGAGATGGCAGTGGCAGCAGATGCTGCAACCTTGGTGGATG AGCCTGAGTCGATGGTGAACCTGGCATTTGTCAAGAATGACTCGTATGAGAAGGGCCCGGATTCAGTGGTGGTGCACGTGTACGTGAAGGAGATCTGCAGGGACACCTCGAGAGTACTTTTCCGTGAGCAGGACTTCACGCTCATCTTCCAGACcag GGATGGAAACTTCCTGAGGCTGCACCCAGGCTGTGGGCCCCAAGCCACCTTCCGTTGGCAGGTGAAGCTCAG GAATCTGATTGAGCCAGAGCAGTGCACCTTCTGTTTCACGGCTTCTCGCATCGACATCTGCCTTCGTAAGAGGCAGAGTCAGCGCTGGGGGGGCCTGGAGGCCCCGGCTGCACGAG TGGGTGGTGCAAAGGTTGCCGTGCCGACAGGTCCAACTCCTCTGGATTCAACCCCACCAGGAGgtgctccccaccccctgacaggccaaGAGGAGGCCCGGGCTGTGGAGAAGGATAAATCCAAGGCACGATCTGAGGACACGGGGCTAGACAGTGTGGCAACCCGCACACCCATGGAGCATGTAACCCCAAAGCCAGAGACACACCTGGCCTCG CCCAAGCCTACATGCATGGTGCCTCCCATGCCCCACAGCCCAGTTAGTGGAGACAgcgtggaggaggaggaagaggaagagaagaaggtgtGTCTGCCAGGCTTCACTGGCCTTGTCAATTTAGGCAACACCTGCTTCATGAACAGCGTCATTCAGTCTCTGTCCAACACTCGGGAACTCCGGGACTTCTTCCATG ACCGCTCCTTTGAGGCTGAGATCAACTACAACAACCCACTAGGGACTGGTGGGCGTCTGGCCATTGGCTTTGCCGTGCTGCTTCGGGCGCTGTGGAAGGGCACCCACCATGCCTTCCAGCCTTCCAAATTGAAG GCCATTGTGGCGAGTAAGGCCAGCCAGTTCACAGGCTATGCACAGCATGATGCCCAGGAGTTCATGGCTTTCCTGCTGGATGGGCTGCACGAGGACCTGAATCGCATTCAGAACAAGCCCTACACAGAGACCGTGGATTCAGATGGGCGGCCCGATGAG GTGGTAGCTGAGGAAGCATGGCAGCGGCACAAGATGAGGAATGACTCTTTCATCGTGGACCTATTTCAGGGGCAGTACAAGTCAAAGCTGGTGTGCCCTGTGTGTGCCAAG GTCTCCATCACTTTTGACCCGTTTCTTTATCTGCCAGTGCCCTTGCCACAAAAGCAAAAGGTTCTCCCTGTCTTTTATTTTGCCCGAGAGCCCCACAGCAAGCCCATCAAG TTCCTGGTGAGCATCAGCAAGGAGAACTCCACTGCGAGCGAAGTATTGGACTCCCTCTCTCAGAACGTTCATGTGAAGCCTGAGAACCTGCGTTTGGCGGAG GTAATTAAGAATCGTTTCCATCGTGTGTTCCTACCCTCCCACTCACTGGACACTGTGTCCCCATCTGATATGCTCCTCTGCTTTGAGCTGCTATCCTCAGAGTTGGCTAAGGAGCGGGTAGTGGTGCTAGAGGTGCAACAG CGCCCCCAGGTGCCCAGCGTCCCCATCTCCAAGTGTGCAGCCTGCCAGCGGAAGCAACAGTCGGAGGATGAGAAGCTGAAGCGCTGTACCCGGTGCTACCGTGTGGGCTACTGCAACCA GCTCTGCCAGAAAACCCACTGGCCTGACCACAAGGGCCTCTGCCGACCTGAGAACATTGGCTACCCCTTCCTGGTCAGTGTACCTGCCTCACGCCTCACTTATGCCCGCCTCGCTCAGTTGCTAGAGGGCTATGCCCG GTACTCTGTGAGTGTATTCCAGCCACCCTTTCAGCCAGGCCGCATGGCCTTGGAGTCTCAGAGCCCTGGCTGCACCACACTGCTCTCCACTGGCTCCCTGGAGGCTGGGGACAGCGAGAGGGACCCCATTCAGCCACCTGAGCTCCAGCTGGTGACCCCTATGGCTGAGGGGGACACAGGGCTTCCCCGGGTGTGGGCAGCCCCTGACCGGGGTCCTGTGCCCAGCACCAGTGGAATTTCTTCTGAGATGCTGGCCAGTGGGCCCATTGAGGTTGGCTCCTTGCCTGCTGGCGAGAGGGTGTCCCGACCCGAAG CTGCTGTGCCTGGGTACCAGCATCCAAGTGAAGCTATGAATGCCCACACACCCcagttcttcatctataaaattgacTCATCCAACCGAGAGCAGCGGCTAGAGGACAAAG GAGACACCCCACTGGAGCTGGGTGACGACTGTAGCCTGGCTCTCGTCTGGCGGAACAATGAGCGCTTGCAAGAGTTTGTGTTGGTAGCCTCCAAGGAGCTGGAATGTGCTGAGGATCCAGGCTCTGCTGGTGAGGCTGCCCGGGCCGGCCACTTCACCCTGGACCAGTGCCTCAACCTCTTCACACGGCCTGAGGTGCTGGCACCCGAGGAGGCCTG GTACTGCCCACAGTGCAAACAGCACCGTGAGGCCTCCAAGCAGCTGTTGCTATGGCGCCTGCCAAATGTTCTCATCGTGCAGCTCAAGCGCTTCTCCTTTCGTAGTTTTATTTGGCGTGACAAGATCAATGACTTGGTGGAGTTCCCTGTTAG GAACCTGGACCTGAGCAAGTTCTGCATTGGTCAGAAAGAGGAGCAGCTGCCCAGCTACGATCTATATGCTGTCATCAACCACTATGGAGGCATGATTGGTGGCCACTACACTGCCTGTGCACGCCTGCCCAATGATCGTAGCAGTCAGCGCAGTGACGTGG GCTGGCGCTTGTTTGATGACAGCACAGTGACAACGGTAGACGAGAGCCAGGTTGTGACGCGTTATGCCTATGTACTCTTCTACCGCCGGCGGAACTCTCCTGTGGAGAGGCCCCCCAGGGCAGGTCACTCTGAGCACCACCCAGACCTAGGCCCTGCAGCTGAGGCTGCTGCCAGCCAG GCTTCCCGGATTtggcaggagctggaggctgaggaggagccGGTGCCTGAGGGGCCTGGGCCCCTGGGTCCCTGGGGGCCCCAAGACTGGGTGGGCCCCCTGCCACGTGGCCCTACCACACCAGATGAGGGCTGCCTCCGGTACTTTGTCCTGGGCACCGTGGCAGCTTTGGTGGCCCTCGTGCTCAACGTGTTCTATCCTCTGGTATCCCAGAGTCGCTGGAGATGA